In Nitrosopumilaceae archaeon, the following are encoded in one genomic region:
- a CDS encoding CBS domain-containing protein: MVGSFVKDIMKKPVLSIDSSMTVKDAAKMMEDAKIGSIIVTEKNTVVGILTERDFVRKIVAQGKSLSTKIKETMSSPLIVINPDETVWELAQLMKVRRIHRVPVVDKGRLVGMVSTADLTRLCSIGSDSEMSKLCDQILLRMKN, translated from the coding sequence ATGGTCGGAAGTTTTGTAAAAGACATTATGAAAAAACCCGTTTTGTCAATTGACTCATCTATGACTGTAAAGGATGCCGCAAAAATGATGGAAGATGCAAAAATAGGCTCAATAATTGTGACTGAAAAAAATACCGTAGTTGGAATCCTAACAGAAAGAGATTTTGTTAGAAAAATTGTCGCACAGGGAAAGTCGTTATCTACTAAAATAAAGGAAACAATGTCTTCTCCATTAATTGTAATCAATCCTGATGAAACTGTTTGGGAGCTTGCTCAACTTATGAAGGTAAGACGAATTCACAGAGTACCTGTGGTAGACAAAGGTAGATTGGTAGGAATGGTATCAACAGCTGATCTAACAAGACTATGTAGTATCGGGTCTGATTCAGAAATGAGCAAATTATGTGACCAGATTTTATTACGAATGAAAAATTAG
- a CDS encoding CBS domain-containing protein produces the protein MQLKNASLNQVIKRTITISPKITLLDARQILLRHKISRLIVLQNEKPVGIITEKDVVRAIYQLGGKPIEAIRVDEFMSKKLVSITEKDTIYDCAKLMLSHRISSIIVLKKDGSLAGIITKTDLASIFLTQASSPLQISKVMTKDVITVKPADSLLYVESVLVNNRISRVVVERKKIPVGIITHRDFIPAKMPLWIKQYADPKETEEFTLGAHPHEYKSNQLSYLLTFIAADIMTSNPVIVDVKEDVSTAALLMIRHGISGLPVVRNSLLAGIITKTDIVKAITFEK, from the coding sequence ATGCAGTTAAAAAATGCTAGTCTTAACCAGGTAATCAAGAGAACAATCACAATTTCACCAAAAATAACACTTCTTGATGCAAGGCAAATATTGTTGAGGCATAAAATTAGTAGGTTAATAGTATTACAAAATGAGAAACCGGTTGGAATAATAACGGAAAAAGATGTTGTTCGTGCAATTTATCAATTGGGAGGTAAACCAATTGAAGCCATTCGTGTAGACGAGTTCATGTCAAAAAAACTAGTCTCGATAACAGAAAAAGATACAATTTATGATTGTGCAAAACTGATGTTATCCCACCGGATTAGTTCCATCATAGTATTAAAAAAAGATGGCAGTTTAGCTGGAATAATAACAAAAACCGATTTAGCGTCTATATTTTTGACGCAAGCATCATCCCCACTACAAATATCAAAAGTCATGACAAAAGATGTCATTACAGTCAAACCTGCTGATTCGCTTCTTTATGTAGAAAGCGTACTTGTGAATAATAGAATATCAAGAGTGGTGGTTGAAAGAAAAAAAATACCAGTAGGGATTATTACTCATCGAGATTTTATACCTGCAAAAATGCCGTTATGGATAAAACAATATGCAGATCCAAAAGAAACTGAAGAATTTACTTTAGGGGCGCATCCTCACGAGTACAAATCGAATCAACTAAGCTATCTTCTTACATTCATAGCAGCAGACATCATGACCTCAAACCCTGTGATAGTAGATGTGAAAGAGGACGTTTCTACTGCCGCCTTGCTTATGATTAGGCACGGAATAAGCGGATTGCCTGTAGTAAGAAATTCGTTGCTTGCCGGAATAATAACAAAAACTGACATTGTAAAAGCAATTACGTTTGAGAAATAA
- a CDS encoding CBS domain-containing protein: MALDLLNEPVSKFTNPKMTTISSNLTIQDAAKSMVESKVDSILVFEKNKIIGMVTEKDILYDVVAKGLDPTKTTLKEITKSPIISINKSALVREALEIMKKNDIRRLVVMDKRPVGLITQKQVCGNLKESNILLPELEIVDKTFCPYCSAKFKNNKLLCDHIDRVHITHGKK, translated from the coding sequence ATGGCATTAGATCTTCTCAATGAGCCTGTCTCAAAATTTACAAACCCCAAAATGACTACCATTTCAAGCAATCTTACAATTCAAGATGCGGCAAAATCTATGGTAGAGTCAAAAGTAGACAGTATTCTAGTTTTTGAAAAAAATAAAATAATTGGAATGGTTACAGAAAAAGACATTCTTTATGATGTCGTAGCAAAAGGACTTGATCCTACAAAGACCACGCTTAAAGAGATAACAAAAAGTCCTATCATATCGATAAACAAGAGTGCACTAGTTAGAGAAGCCCTTGAGATCATGAAGAAAAACGACATACGCAGATTGGTTGTCATGGATAAGCGTCCAGTTGGACTAATTACACAAAAACAGGTATGTGGAAATTTGAAAGAAAGTAATATTTTGTTACCAGAATTAGAAATTGTGGACAAGACGTTTTGTCCTTACTGTTCGGCAAAATTCAAGAATAATAAATTGCTTTGTGACCACATAGACAGGGTTCATATCACTCACGGTAAAAAATAA
- a CDS encoding CBS domain-containing protein: MNSMSIARDIMSKKLITLDSTVSAFEIAKIMGKNNVSCVVLTKNEIPQGIVTERDLLSKVIVLNKRASELAATEIMTSPITMVSSHTPADEIARKMLDKKIRRVVVTDNNQPLGIITVTDFVKHFNTILSDSENYKAELYQNLLDDYEYWDN; this comes from the coding sequence ATGAACTCTATGAGTATTGCACGTGACATAATGAGCAAGAAGCTCATTACTCTTGATTCAACTGTTTCTGCATTTGAGATTGCAAAAATAATGGGCAAAAATAACGTCAGTTGTGTAGTTCTTACAAAAAATGAAATACCTCAAGGCATAGTAACAGAAAGAGATTTGTTATCCAAAGTTATTGTACTAAACAAAAGAGCTTCTGAACTTGCTGCAACAGAAATCATGACTTCTCCTATTACAATGGTATCATCCCATACTCCCGCAGATGAGATAGCTAGAAAAATGCTTGATAAGAAGATAAGAAGAGTGGTTGTTACAGACAACAATCAACCACTTGGAATCATTACAGTTACAGATTTTGTAAAACATTTCAATACGATATTATCAGATTCTGAAAACTACAAAGCTGAACTTTATCAGAATTTATTAGACGATTACGAATACTGGGATAATTAA